One Peromyscus leucopus breed LL Stock chromosome 20, UCI_PerLeu_2.1, whole genome shotgun sequence genomic region harbors:
- the Calcoco1 gene encoding calcium-binding and coiled-coil domain-containing protein 1 isoform X1 — MEESSLNRAPSRGGVNFLNVARTYIPNTKVECHYTLPPGTMPSASDWIGIFKVEAACVRDYHTFVWSSVPQESTTDGSPTHASVQFQASYLPKPGAQLYQFRYVNRQGRVCGQSPPFQFREPRPMDELVTLEEADGGSDILLVVPKATVLQNQLDESQQERNDLMQLKLQLEDQVTELRSRVQELETALSTARREHSELTEQYKGLSRSHGELTEERDILSQQQGEHVARILELEDDIQTISDKVLRKEVELDRVRDTVKALTREQEKLLGQLKEVQADKEQSEVKFQMVQEENCRLTVELQKAKGRQEEQGAQVQRLKDKVAHMRDTLAQAQQKVAELEPLKEQLRGVQELAASSQQKATLLGEELASAAGARDRTIAELHRSRLEVAEVSGRLAELSLHMKEEKSQWSKERAGLLQNVEAEKDKILKLSAEILRLEKTVQEERSQSHVFKTELAREKDSSLVQLSESKRELTELRSGLRVLQKEKEQLQAEKQELLEYMRRLEARLEKVADEKWTEDAATEDEEATAGLSCPAALTDSEDESPEDMRLPSYSLCERGNTGSSPPGLREASPLVVISQPAPIAPHLSGPGEDSSSDSEAEDEKSVLMAAVQSAGEEANLLLPELGSAFYDMASIVFRGAQIALLPLSPAPTPSPTTSGFAVGSLSEASTGASAAPPWKECPICKERFPAESDKDALEDHMDGHFFFSTQDPFTFE; from the exons ATGGAAGAGTCATCACTAAACCGGGCGCCATCCCGGGGTGGAGTCAACTTCCTGAATGTAGCCCGGACCTACATCCCCAACACCAAGGTGGAATGTCACTACACTCTGCCTCCAGGCACCATGCCCAGTGCCAGTGACTGGATTGGAATTTTCAAG GTGGAAGCTGCCTGTGTTCGGGACTATCACACATTTGTGTGGTCTTCAGTGCCGCAAGAAAGTACAACTGATGGTTCCCCCACCCATGCTAGTGTCCAGTTCCAAG CCAGCTACCTGCCCAAACCAGGAGCCCAACTCTACCAGTTCCGCTATGTGAACCGCCAGGGCCGGGTGTGTGGGCAGAGTCCCCCATTCCAGTTCCGGGAGCCACGGCCCATGGATGAGCTGGTGACCCTGGAGGAGGCTGACGGAGGCTCTGACATCCTGTTGGTTGTCCCTAAGGCTACTGTGCTTCAG AACCAGCTGGATGAGAGCCAGCAGGAACGGAATGACCTGATGCAGCTTAAGCTGCAGTTGGAGGATCAGGTGACAGAGCTGAGGAGCCGAgtgcaggagctggagacagcCCTGTCCACTGCCAGGCGGGAGCATTCGGAGCTCACAGAACAATACAAG GGCCTTTCTCGGTCCCATGGGGAGctcacagaagagagagacatcCTGAGTCAGCAGCAGGGAGAACATGTGGCCCGTATCCTGGAGTTAGAGGATGACATCCAGACCATCAGTGACAAAGTGCTGAGGAAGGAGGTAGAGCTGGACAG GGTTAGAGACACAGTGAAGGCCCTGACTCGGGAACAAGAGAAGCTCCTGGGGCAGCTGAAGGAAGTCCAGGCAGACAAGGAGCAGAGTGAG GTCAAGTTCCAGATGGTCCAAGAGGAGAACTGCCGCTTAACTGTAGAGCTGCAGAAGGCCAAGGGCCGGCAAGAAGAGCAAGGTGCTCAGGTCCAGCGGCTGAAGGACAAGGTGGCCCACATGAGGGACACCCTGGCCCAAGCCCAGCAGAAAGTG GCTGAGCTGGAGCCCCTGAAAGAGCAGCTTCGAGGGGTCCAGGAACTTGCAGCCTCAAGCCAACAGAAAGCCACCCTTCTTGGGGAGGAGTTGGCCAGCGCAGCAGGAGCCAGGGACCGCACCATAGCGGAGCTCCACCGCAGCCGACTGGAAGTGGCTGAAGTCAGTGGCCGACTGGCTGAGCTCAGCCTGCACATGAAGGAGGAGAAGTCCCAATGGAGCAAGGAGCGTGCAGGGCTGCTGCAGAATGTGGAG GCTGAGAAGGACAAAATCCTGAAGCTGAGTGCAGAGATCCTGCGGCTGGAGAAGACAGTGCAGGAGGAAAGGAGCCAGAGCCACGTATTCAAGACTGAGCTGGCCCGGGAGAAGGATTCTAGCCTG GTGCAGTTGTCGGAGAGTAAGCGAGAGCTGACAGAGCTGCGCTCAGGTCTCCGCGTGCTGCAGAAGGAAAAGGAGCAGCTGCAGGCAGAGAAGCAG GAGTTGCTGGAGTACATGAGGAGGCTGGAGGCCCGTCTGGAAAAGGTGGCAGATGAAAAGTGGACCGAGGATGCTGCCACGGAGGATGAGGAGGCCACTGCTGGGCTGA GCTGCCCCGCAGCTCTGACAGACTCAGAGGATGAGTCCCCCGAGGACATGAGGCTCCCGTCCTATAGCTTGTGTGAGCGTGGAAACACAGGCTCCTCTCCTCCTGGGCTCCGGGAGGCGTCTCCCCTCGTTGTCATCAGCCAGCCAGCACCCATTGCTCCCCACCTCTCAGGGCCAGGGGAGGACAGCAGCTCTGACTCG GAGGCTGAAGACGAGAAGTCCGTCCTGATGGCGGCTGTGCAGAGTGCGGGTGAGGAGGCCAATCTTCTGCTTCCTGAACTTGGCAGTGCGTTCTACGACATGGCCAG CATCGTCTTCCGTGGAGCCCAAATTGCCCtgcttcccctctctcctgcccccaccccctccccaaccaCCAG TGGCTTTGCGGTGGGTTCCCTGTCAGAGGCCAGCACTGGGGCCTCAGCCGCCCCTCCATGGAAGGAATGTCCTATCTGTAAGGAGCGTTTCCCTGCTGAGAGTGACAAGGATGCTCTGGAGGACCACATGGATGGACATTTCTTTTTCAGCACCCAGGACCCTTTCACCTTTGAGTGA
- the Calcoco1 gene encoding calcium-binding and coiled-coil domain-containing protein 1 isoform X2, giving the protein MEESSLNRAPSRGGVNFLNVARTYIPNTKVECHYTLPPGTMPSASDWIGIFKVEAACVRDYHTFVWSSVPQESTTDGSPTHASVQFQASYLPKPGAQLYQFRYVNRQGRVCGQSPPFQFREPRPMDELVTLEEADGGSDILLVVPKATVLQNQLDESQQERNDLMQLKLQLEDQVTELRSRVQELETALSTARREHSELTEQYKGLSRSHGELTEERDILSQQQGEHVARILELEDDIQTISDKVLRKEVELDRVRDTVKALTREQEKLLGQLKEVQADKEQSEVKFQMVQEENCRLTVELQKAKGRQEEQGAQVQRLKDKVAHMRDTLAQAQQKVAELEPLKEQLRGVQELAASSQQKATLLGEELASAAGARDRTIAELHRSRLEVAEVSGRLAELSLHMKEEKSQWSKERAGLLQNVEAEKDKILKLSAEILRLEKTVQEERSQSHVFKTELAREKDSSLVQLSESKRELTELRSGLRVLQKEKEQLQAEKQELLEYMRRLEARLEKVADEKWTEDAATEDEEATAGLSCPAALTDSEDESPEDMRLPSYSLCERGNTGSSPPGLREASPLVVISQPAPIAPHLSGPGEDSSSDSEAEDEKSVLMAAVQSAGEEANLLLPELGSAFYDMASGFAVGSLSEASTGASAAPPWKECPICKERFPAESDKDALEDHMDGHFFFSTQDPFTFE; this is encoded by the exons ATGGAAGAGTCATCACTAAACCGGGCGCCATCCCGGGGTGGAGTCAACTTCCTGAATGTAGCCCGGACCTACATCCCCAACACCAAGGTGGAATGTCACTACACTCTGCCTCCAGGCACCATGCCCAGTGCCAGTGACTGGATTGGAATTTTCAAG GTGGAAGCTGCCTGTGTTCGGGACTATCACACATTTGTGTGGTCTTCAGTGCCGCAAGAAAGTACAACTGATGGTTCCCCCACCCATGCTAGTGTCCAGTTCCAAG CCAGCTACCTGCCCAAACCAGGAGCCCAACTCTACCAGTTCCGCTATGTGAACCGCCAGGGCCGGGTGTGTGGGCAGAGTCCCCCATTCCAGTTCCGGGAGCCACGGCCCATGGATGAGCTGGTGACCCTGGAGGAGGCTGACGGAGGCTCTGACATCCTGTTGGTTGTCCCTAAGGCTACTGTGCTTCAG AACCAGCTGGATGAGAGCCAGCAGGAACGGAATGACCTGATGCAGCTTAAGCTGCAGTTGGAGGATCAGGTGACAGAGCTGAGGAGCCGAgtgcaggagctggagacagcCCTGTCCACTGCCAGGCGGGAGCATTCGGAGCTCACAGAACAATACAAG GGCCTTTCTCGGTCCCATGGGGAGctcacagaagagagagacatcCTGAGTCAGCAGCAGGGAGAACATGTGGCCCGTATCCTGGAGTTAGAGGATGACATCCAGACCATCAGTGACAAAGTGCTGAGGAAGGAGGTAGAGCTGGACAG GGTTAGAGACACAGTGAAGGCCCTGACTCGGGAACAAGAGAAGCTCCTGGGGCAGCTGAAGGAAGTCCAGGCAGACAAGGAGCAGAGTGAG GTCAAGTTCCAGATGGTCCAAGAGGAGAACTGCCGCTTAACTGTAGAGCTGCAGAAGGCCAAGGGCCGGCAAGAAGAGCAAGGTGCTCAGGTCCAGCGGCTGAAGGACAAGGTGGCCCACATGAGGGACACCCTGGCCCAAGCCCAGCAGAAAGTG GCTGAGCTGGAGCCCCTGAAAGAGCAGCTTCGAGGGGTCCAGGAACTTGCAGCCTCAAGCCAACAGAAAGCCACCCTTCTTGGGGAGGAGTTGGCCAGCGCAGCAGGAGCCAGGGACCGCACCATAGCGGAGCTCCACCGCAGCCGACTGGAAGTGGCTGAAGTCAGTGGCCGACTGGCTGAGCTCAGCCTGCACATGAAGGAGGAGAAGTCCCAATGGAGCAAGGAGCGTGCAGGGCTGCTGCAGAATGTGGAG GCTGAGAAGGACAAAATCCTGAAGCTGAGTGCAGAGATCCTGCGGCTGGAGAAGACAGTGCAGGAGGAAAGGAGCCAGAGCCACGTATTCAAGACTGAGCTGGCCCGGGAGAAGGATTCTAGCCTG GTGCAGTTGTCGGAGAGTAAGCGAGAGCTGACAGAGCTGCGCTCAGGTCTCCGCGTGCTGCAGAAGGAAAAGGAGCAGCTGCAGGCAGAGAAGCAG GAGTTGCTGGAGTACATGAGGAGGCTGGAGGCCCGTCTGGAAAAGGTGGCAGATGAAAAGTGGACCGAGGATGCTGCCACGGAGGATGAGGAGGCCACTGCTGGGCTGA GCTGCCCCGCAGCTCTGACAGACTCAGAGGATGAGTCCCCCGAGGACATGAGGCTCCCGTCCTATAGCTTGTGTGAGCGTGGAAACACAGGCTCCTCTCCTCCTGGGCTCCGGGAGGCGTCTCCCCTCGTTGTCATCAGCCAGCCAGCACCCATTGCTCCCCACCTCTCAGGGCCAGGGGAGGACAGCAGCTCTGACTCG GAGGCTGAAGACGAGAAGTCCGTCCTGATGGCGGCTGTGCAGAGTGCGGGTGAGGAGGCCAATCTTCTGCTTCCTGAACTTGGCAGTGCGTTCTACGACATGGCCAG TGGCTTTGCGGTGGGTTCCCTGTCAGAGGCCAGCACTGGGGCCTCAGCCGCCCCTCCATGGAAGGAATGTCCTATCTGTAAGGAGCGTTTCCCTGCTGAGAGTGACAAGGATGCTCTGGAGGACCACATGGATGGACATTTCTTTTTCAGCACCCAGGACCCTTTCACCTTTGAGTGA